In Ruania zhangjianzhongii, the following proteins share a genomic window:
- a CDS encoding carboxymuconolactone decarboxylase family protein: MATRANPGTTHPRLFRRLIALHQQVEQTAEEVGLSADVVELVKTRASQINGCAFCTDMHAQDAQRAGVTTRQLAVLPVWHETELFTDEQRAALALAEAMSTLSQTQQVPDEVYDRAAEVFTAEQLSVLVWAGAVIQTFNALNVTAPKPLPAD, encoded by the coding sequence ATGGCTACTCGTGCAAACCCCGGTACTACCCACCCCCGGCTGTTCCGCCGCCTGATCGCCCTGCACCAGCAGGTGGAGCAGACGGCTGAAGAGGTGGGCCTGAGCGCGGACGTCGTCGAGCTGGTGAAGACCCGCGCCTCGCAGATCAACGGCTGCGCCTTCTGCACCGACATGCACGCGCAGGACGCGCAACGCGCAGGCGTGACCACCCGCCAGCTCGCCGTCCTGCCGGTGTGGCACGAGACCGAGCTGTTCACCGACGAGCAGCGGGCCGCCCTCGCGCTGGCTGAAGCGATGAGCACGCTGAGCCAGACCCAGCAGGTTCCGGACGAGGTGTACGACCGGGCCGCGGAGGTGTTCACCGCGGAGCAGCTCTCCGTGCTGGTCTGGGCGGGCGCGGTGATCCAAACCTTCAACGCGCTCAACGTCACTGCGCCGAAGCCACTGCCCGCGGACTGA
- the efp gene encoding elongation factor P — MATTNDLKNGMVLNLEGQLWSVVEFQHVKPGKGPAFVRTKLKGVTNGKVVAKTFNAGLKIETANVDRRDMQYLYNDGTGFVFMDTADYEQITITDDIVGDAANFLLEGQEAIVAMHDGLPLYIDLPTSVVMEITQTDPGLQGDRSSAGTKPATIETGYQIQVPLFLETGTKVKVDTRSGDYLGRVND, encoded by the coding sequence GTGGCAACGACCAACGACCTCAAGAACGGCATGGTGCTCAACCTCGAAGGCCAGCTCTGGTCCGTGGTGGAGTTCCAGCACGTCAAGCCGGGAAAGGGGCCGGCGTTCGTGCGCACCAAGCTCAAGGGCGTGACCAACGGCAAGGTGGTCGCGAAGACCTTCAACGCCGGACTGAAGATCGAGACGGCCAATGTCGACCGCCGGGACATGCAGTACCTGTACAACGACGGCACCGGCTTCGTGTTCATGGACACGGCCGACTACGAGCAGATCACCATCACTGACGACATCGTCGGAGACGCCGCGAACTTCCTGCTCGAGGGCCAGGAGGCGATCGTCGCGATGCACGACGGCCTCCCGCTGTACATCGACCTGCCCACCTCCGTGGTCATGGAGATCACCCAGACCGACCCCGGCCTGCAGGGCGACCGGTCCTCGGCCGGTACCAAGCCCGCAACGATCGAGACCGGCTACCAGATCCAGGTGCCGCTGTTCCTGGAGACCGGGACCAAGGTGAAGGTGGACACCCGCTCAGGTGACTACCTCGGCCGAGTGAACGACTAG
- a CDS encoding TetR/AcrR family transcriptional regulator gives MQSRRRRGPRGDLSADLLLAAAERVLEAGGLPALSLRAVAHEADVTPTAVYTYFSDMADLRHRLADRFLGTLDLDLLTDPPAAPLALREFLRHVLDVFARAPGQVQILASQRILGPHALALNEALLLFFIERVGHPPPVAAAATDLVTEWVHGALLLSPSNLPLTEDVSLAGYPRTAAMLTGTGTGTGTGTGTGTGTGTGTRPADPSESEAAAATSLDLVVRAVTRGEN, from the coding sequence ATGCAGAGTCGGCGGCGCAGAGGACCACGTGGGGACCTCAGTGCCGATCTACTCCTCGCCGCGGCTGAGCGCGTACTCGAGGCAGGTGGGTTACCGGCGCTGTCGCTGCGCGCCGTGGCGCACGAGGCCGATGTCACCCCGACGGCGGTGTACACGTACTTCTCCGACATGGCCGATCTGCGCCATCGCCTCGCTGACCGGTTCCTCGGCACCCTCGACCTGGACCTGCTCACCGATCCGCCGGCCGCCCCGCTGGCACTGCGAGAGTTCCTCCGCCACGTGCTCGACGTGTTCGCGCGCGCTCCGGGCCAGGTGCAGATCCTGGCCAGCCAGCGCATCCTCGGCCCGCACGCACTCGCGCTGAACGAGGCATTGCTCCTCTTCTTCATCGAACGCGTGGGCCATCCTCCTCCGGTGGCCGCCGCCGCGACCGATCTCGTCACCGAGTGGGTACACGGCGCGCTCCTGCTCTCGCCGTCGAACCTCCCGCTGACTGAAGACGTCTCCTTGGCGGGCTACCCGCGCACGGCGGCGATGCTCACCGGAACCGGAACCGGAACCGGAACCGGAACCGGAACCGGAACCGGAACCGGAACCGGAACACGTCCGGCAGACCCTTCGGAGAGCGAGGCCGCCGCCGCGACATCGTTGGACTTGGTGGTCCGAGCCGTGACGCGAGGCGAGAACTGA
- a CDS encoding type II 3-dehydroquinate dehydratase, with protein MTRRSGTDVLVLNGPNLGRLGTREPEIYGHLDLPGLTALVRGWAADLDLHAEVRQSDDETTLIGWLHEAVDSGADVVLNPAAFTHYSYALRDAAALVTTAGLQLIEVHLTNPASRETFRHTSVIGGVATGTIAGFGAHSYRLALAALDVERADH; from the coding sequence ATGACTCGACGCTCAGGAACTGACGTGCTGGTGCTGAACGGGCCCAACCTGGGCCGGCTGGGCACCCGGGAGCCGGAGATCTACGGCCATCTGGACCTGCCCGGCCTGACCGCACTGGTCCGCGGGTGGGCCGCCGACCTCGACCTGCACGCCGAGGTGCGCCAGAGCGACGATGAGACGACCTTGATCGGTTGGCTGCACGAGGCGGTGGACTCCGGCGCCGATGTGGTGCTCAACCCGGCGGCGTTCACGCACTACTCCTACGCCCTGCGCGATGCCGCCGCCCTGGTGACCACGGCCGGCCTCCAGCTGATCGAGGTCCACCTGACCAACCCCGCCAGTCGGGAGACGTTCCGGCACACCTCGGTGATCGGTGGGGTGGCGACCGGCACCATCGCCGGGTTCGGCGCACACTCCTACCGGCTGGCACTGGCCGCACTGGACGTCGAGCGGGCCGACCACTGA
- a CDS encoding MFS transporter, protein MTTEISRRVRTSYALGSVGTGGFGTLPGLVLSYYLTDTLGVGAGLASLVVTVPKVWDVLIDPFIGRFSDRYAARHGSRRAFMLIGALTLPLTFTAVFAAPITGTWAAVWVVGAFVLATTSFSLFQVPYIALPADLAPDYHSRTRLLAPRIAVLAVAILLFGAGGPAVRDVAGGGASGYLVMAVVCALMMTLGMLVTTWGAGRPARALVPATPAEESGTGALRAGWHAVRTNAPLRTLLAAFVLQALATGAMLAAAQYVATYTLGDESAVTFLFAALVAPALLVMVPARKLAERIGKQRAFVAATVLFAGASGSLLLMTAGTGWWVYASVALAGIAYAGMQLYPLAMLPDVIAADRAVSGDRAGVISGVWTAGETAGLALGPTLALAVLAVTGFVSRTGPEVLDQPASALTGVVLIFSALPALLALASLVPLRRYRLDQKGVAL, encoded by the coding sequence ATGACCACCGAGATCAGCCGTCGCGTGCGGACCAGCTATGCGCTCGGCTCGGTGGGTACAGGGGGGTTCGGCACGCTGCCGGGCCTGGTGCTGAGCTACTACCTGACCGACACCCTCGGCGTAGGAGCGGGTCTGGCCTCGCTGGTCGTCACCGTGCCGAAGGTATGGGACGTGCTGATCGACCCGTTCATCGGCCGGTTCAGCGACCGGTACGCCGCGCGGCACGGCTCCCGGCGGGCGTTCATGCTGATCGGCGCCCTCACCCTGCCACTGACGTTCACCGCGGTGTTCGCCGCGCCGATCACCGGGACCTGGGCGGCCGTCTGGGTGGTCGGGGCGTTCGTGCTGGCGACCACCTCGTTCAGCCTGTTCCAGGTGCCCTACATCGCGCTACCGGCGGATCTCGCCCCCGACTACCACTCCCGCACCCGGCTGCTGGCACCTCGGATCGCGGTGCTGGCCGTGGCCATCCTGCTGTTCGGGGCCGGCGGCCCGGCAGTTCGCGACGTGGCCGGTGGCGGGGCGAGTGGCTATCTGGTGATGGCGGTGGTCTGCGCGCTGATGATGACCCTGGGCATGCTGGTCACCACCTGGGGCGCTGGCCGGCCGGCCCGGGCGCTGGTGCCGGCAACACCGGCCGAGGAGTCCGGCACCGGAGCCCTGCGTGCCGGGTGGCACGCGGTGCGCACGAATGCGCCGCTGCGCACCCTGCTGGCCGCGTTCGTGCTGCAGGCACTGGCCACCGGCGCGATGTTGGCCGCTGCTCAGTATGTGGCCACCTACACCCTGGGCGACGAGTCGGCGGTGACGTTCCTGTTCGCCGCGCTGGTGGCCCCGGCGTTGCTGGTGATGGTGCCGGCCCGCAAGTTGGCGGAGCGGATCGGTAAGCAGCGCGCGTTCGTGGCCGCGACCGTGCTGTTCGCCGGCGCCTCGGGCTCGTTGCTGCTGATGACTGCCGGCACCGGATGGTGGGTGTATGCCAGCGTGGCGCTGGCCGGGATCGCCTACGCCGGGATGCAGCTGTACCCGTTGGCGATGCTGCCGGATGTGATCGCCGCCGACCGTGCGGTCTCCGGGGACCGGGCGGGGGTGATCTCCGGAGTGTGGACTGCAGGGGAGACCGCGGGCCTGGCACTGGGACCTACGCTCGCACTGGCGGTGCTGGCGGTGACCGGTTTCGTCTCCCGGACCGGGCCAGAGGTGCTCGACCAGCCGGCGAGCGCACTGACCGGGGTGGTGCTGATCTTCAGCGCCCTGCCGGCGCTGCTCGCGCTGGCGTCCTTGGTGCCGCTACGGCGCTATCGGCTCGATCAGAAGGGAGTGGCTCTGTGA
- a CDS encoding shikimate kinase: MTAPRVILIGPPGAGKSTVGQLLARTWGVTYRDTDSDVEAAQGRSIADIFLDDGEDYFRATEREAVHRALAEHDGVLALGGGAVLDEVVQQALAGHTVVFLDVGLADATKRVGLARSRPLLVGSPRRQWQLLMDARRPVYERLASTVVATNGLTPEQVSDAVLTALGDRPAAEGGQRG, translated from the coding sequence ATGACCGCGCCGCGGGTGATCCTGATCGGTCCGCCGGGGGCTGGGAAGTCCACTGTCGGCCAGCTGCTCGCGCGCACCTGGGGAGTGACCTACCGGGACACCGACTCCGACGTAGAGGCCGCGCAGGGCCGCAGCATCGCCGATATCTTCCTCGATGACGGCGAGGACTACTTCCGCGCCACCGAGCGCGAGGCGGTGCATCGCGCCCTGGCCGAGCACGACGGCGTTCTCGCCCTGGGCGGGGGAGCGGTGCTGGACGAGGTGGTGCAGCAGGCGCTGGCCGGCCACACCGTCGTGTTCCTGGACGTGGGGCTGGCCGATGCGACCAAGCGGGTCGGCCTCGCGCGCAGCCGCCCGTTGCTGGTGGGCAGCCCGCGGCGGCAGTGGCAGCTGTTGATGGACGCCCGGCGCCCGGTCTACGAGCGGCTCGCCAGCACAGTGGTCGCTACCAACGGACTGACCCCCGAGCAGGTCAGCGACGCCGTGCTGACCGCGCTCGGTGACCGGCCGGCGGCCGAAGGCGGGCAGCGAGGATGA
- the aroB gene encoding 3-dehydroquinate synthase codes for MTEPLAVPVRAERDYEVLIGRGVRARLTALLPEGVRVFLLHPPALSDAVDTVATTLSEAGHQVLRHCTPEGEAAKTALVATECWAALGRASFTRDDVIIGIGGGATTDLAGFVAASWLRGVQVIQVPTTLLGMVDAAVGGKTGINTGEGKNMVGAFHSPMAVLADLDWLSTLPAADLRAGMAEIVKCGFIADPAILTQIEADPEAAADPAGTVIGELIHRAVAVKADVVSTDLKEAGRREILNYGHTLAHAIEHQEQFRWRHGDAVSVGMVFAAELAARAGLLAPEVVTRHREILTRLALPTGYRGDVWPALREAMGRDKKARGSALRFVVLTEVGAPTRLDDPDPVWLQDAYAAITEERR; via the coding sequence ATGACCGAGCCGCTCGCGGTCCCGGTGCGCGCAGAACGAGACTACGAGGTGCTGATCGGGCGCGGCGTGCGCGCCCGGCTGACCGCTCTGCTGCCCGAGGGGGTGCGGGTGTTCCTGCTGCACCCGCCCGCGCTCTCGGACGCGGTGGACACGGTGGCCACCACCCTGTCCGAGGCCGGTCATCAGGTGCTGCGGCACTGCACACCGGAGGGTGAAGCCGCCAAGACCGCCCTGGTGGCGACCGAGTGCTGGGCGGCACTGGGCCGGGCGTCCTTCACCCGCGACGATGTGATCATCGGCATCGGCGGCGGAGCCACCACCGATCTGGCCGGGTTCGTCGCCGCGAGCTGGCTGCGCGGCGTGCAGGTGATCCAGGTCCCGACCACGCTGCTCGGCATGGTGGACGCGGCAGTAGGCGGCAAGACCGGGATCAACACCGGTGAGGGCAAGAACATGGTCGGCGCGTTCCACTCGCCGATGGCGGTGCTGGCCGACCTGGACTGGCTGAGCACACTGCCGGCAGCGGACCTGCGCGCCGGGATGGCCGAGATCGTCAAGTGCGGCTTCATCGCTGACCCTGCGATCCTGACCCAGATCGAGGCAGACCCGGAGGCGGCCGCCGATCCGGCCGGGACCGTGATCGGCGAGCTGATCCACCGCGCCGTGGCAGTCAAGGCCGACGTCGTCTCCACCGATCTGAAGGAGGCCGGCCGCCGGGAGATCCTCAACTACGGGCACACTCTCGCCCACGCGATCGAGCACCAGGAGCAGTTCCGCTGGCGGCACGGGGATGCGGTCTCGGTCGGGATGGTCTTCGCAGCGGAGCTCGCTGCCAGAGCGGGACTGCTCGCACCGGAGGTGGTGACTCGGCACCGGGAGATTCTCACCCGGCTCGCACTGCCGACCGGCTACCGCGGCGATGTCTGGCCGGCGCTGCGGGAGGCGATGGGTCGGGACAAGAAGGCCCGCGGCTCCGCGCTGCGGTTCGTAGTGCTCACCGAGGTAGGGGCCCCCACCCGGCTGGACGACCCGGACCCGGTGTGGCTGCAGGACGCCTACGCCGCAATCACCGAGGAGAGGCGATGA
- a CDS encoding pyridoxal phosphate-dependent decarboxylase family protein codes for MTDTDDIGAQLKALRAADPPTHGGRVLSYVYDHGRPELDEVVAAAVQAFLPVNGLDPTTFTSVAVLERDLVAFSRSVTGGDEEVVGSVTSGGTESCVLAVKAARDRWLERNLGGTPTIVMPTTAHPAFRKAAAYLGLQLVEVPVSAETGTLSAATMLAAVAAAGEGGTAPALVVLSAPNYPFGVLDPIAEVAEVLADLGIWLHVDACIGGWLLPWWPGVTRGWDFRLPGVTSISTDLHKYGYAPKGASVVLYRGRENHRAQYFATAAWPGYPVVNPTLLGSRSATALAAAWAVTRTLGAAGYAELVAETAGATDRIRSALTGIEGLSLVGDPSTALLALRADPAFPPARQVDPFLLVDAVRRRGFLLQSQPALHQSDGTWLPRTAHLTLTPVSARIAGELTEALVGASNEVRGRSAPAPDPALVQRVAADGLPEELAGVMATLEALPKDQAPAALVGLLAGVIDPDAR; via the coding sequence GTGACCGACACGGACGACATCGGGGCTCAGCTCAAGGCGCTGCGTGCCGCCGACCCGCCCACCCACGGCGGGCGGGTGCTGTCCTATGTGTATGACCATGGCCGGCCGGAGCTGGACGAGGTGGTTGCTGCAGCGGTGCAGGCCTTCCTCCCGGTGAACGGTCTGGATCCCACCACGTTCACCTCGGTGGCCGTGCTGGAGCGGGATCTGGTGGCGTTCTCCCGCTCGGTCACCGGCGGGGACGAGGAAGTGGTCGGGTCGGTCACCTCCGGCGGCACCGAGTCCTGCGTGCTCGCTGTGAAGGCGGCCCGGGACCGCTGGCTCGAGCGCAACCTCGGCGGCACGCCCACGATCGTGATGCCCACGACGGCGCACCCCGCCTTTCGTAAGGCCGCCGCCTATCTGGGGCTCCAGCTGGTCGAGGTGCCGGTCTCCGCCGAGACCGGCACCCTGAGTGCGGCCACCATGCTCGCCGCCGTTGCGGCCGCCGGCGAGGGCGGCACGGCACCGGCCCTGGTGGTGCTCAGCGCGCCGAACTACCCCTTCGGTGTGCTGGACCCGATCGCAGAGGTCGCCGAGGTGCTCGCCGACCTGGGCATCTGGCTGCACGTGGACGCCTGCATCGGCGGGTGGCTGCTGCCCTGGTGGCCGGGGGTGACGCGCGGCTGGGACTTCCGGCTGCCGGGGGTGACGTCGATCTCCACCGACCTGCACAAGTACGGCTACGCCCCCAAAGGTGCCTCCGTGGTGCTCTACCGCGGCCGGGAGAACCACCGGGCCCAATACTTCGCCACTGCGGCATGGCCGGGCTATCCAGTGGTGAACCCGACGCTGCTGGGTTCGCGTTCGGCCACTGCGCTGGCGGCCGCCTGGGCGGTCACCCGCACGCTCGGTGCCGCCGGCTACGCCGAGCTGGTGGCGGAGACCGCTGGGGCGACGGATCGGATTCGCTCTGCGCTCACCGGCATCGAGGGGCTGAGTCTGGTCGGCGATCCGAGCACGGCACTGCTCGCGCTGCGCGCTGACCCGGCCTTCCCCCCGGCCCGGCAGGTGGACCCGTTCCTGCTGGTGGATGCTGTCCGCCGCCGAGGCTTTCTGCTGCAGTCCCAGCCGGCTCTGCACCAGTCGGACGGCACGTGGTTGCCACGCACAGCGCACCTCACTCTGACACCGGTGAGCGCCAGGATCGCCGGTGAGCTGACCGAGGCTCTGGTCGGGGCATCGAACGAGGTGCGTGGCCGAAGTGCGCCGGCCCCGGACCCGGCGCTGGTGCAACGCGTGGCCGCCGACGGGCTGCCCGAGGAGCTGGCCGGGGTGATGGCCACCCTGGAGGCGTTGCCGAAGGACCAGGCACCGGCCGCGCTGGTCGGGCTCCTTGCCGGAGTGATCGATCCCGACGCACGCTGA
- the nusB gene encoding transcription antitermination factor NusB yields the protein MPARTRARKRAVDILYEADQRGGAATSGGAAVTATSVLAQRLVHPGAQTALPEYAVEIVEGVVAHSERIDEVLATFSQGWTLERMPAVDRAILRMGTWEVLYNDDVDDPVAIDEAVGLAKELSTDESPNFVNGLLARIADLGSSLVE from the coding sequence GTGCCCGCACGTACCCGTGCCCGCAAGCGCGCCGTCGACATCCTCTACGAGGCCGACCAGCGCGGCGGGGCGGCCACCTCCGGCGGTGCGGCCGTGACCGCCACCTCGGTGCTCGCGCAGCGGTTGGTGCACCCGGGTGCGCAGACCGCCCTGCCCGAGTACGCCGTCGAGATCGTGGAAGGGGTGGTGGCCCACTCCGAGCGGATCGATGAGGTGCTCGCCACCTTCTCCCAGGGCTGGACGCTGGAGCGGATGCCGGCGGTGGACCGGGCGATCCTGCGGATGGGCACCTGGGAAGTGCTCTACAACGACGACGTCGACGACCCGGTGGCCATCGACGAGGCGGTCGGTCTGGCCAAGGAACTGTCCACCGACGAGTCGCCGAACTTCGTCAACGGGCTGCTCGCTCGGATCGCAGACCTGGGATCGTCGCTGGTGGAGTGA
- the aroC gene encoding chorismate synthase has product MLRWLTAGESHGEAVLGVLEGLPAGVQITTQDVADALARRRLGYGRGARMKFEQDQVRLLGGVRHGLTMGGPVAIEIGNTEWPKWEQVMSADPIEAAALAVDAGTGDVREQARNKPLTRPRPGHADLTGMTKYHLDDARPVLERASARETATRVALGRVASALLAQAAGIELVSHVVQVGPVAVPDDAPRPGPGDVAALDEDPVRCFHDATSTAMVAEIDDAKKAGDTLGGVVEVVAYGLPPGLGSYVHGDRRLDARLAGALMSIQAIKGVEVGDGFRTAARRGSVAHDEIVRDGEGRLHRQTNRAGGIEGGMSNGEAIAVRAALKPISTVPRALATVDVTTGEPATALHQRSDVCAIAPAAVVAEAMVALVLAQALLEKCGGDSVAETTRNLEGYLQAIPGQMR; this is encoded by the coding sequence ATGCTCAGATGGTTGACCGCAGGGGAGTCCCACGGCGAAGCCGTTCTCGGTGTGCTGGAGGGTCTGCCCGCCGGGGTGCAGATCACCACCCAGGACGTCGCCGATGCACTGGCCCGCCGCCGCCTCGGCTACGGGCGCGGCGCCCGGATGAAGTTCGAGCAGGACCAGGTCCGCCTCCTCGGCGGCGTGCGGCACGGGCTGACCATGGGTGGCCCGGTCGCGATCGAGATCGGCAACACCGAGTGGCCCAAGTGGGAACAGGTGATGTCCGCCGACCCGATCGAGGCGGCAGCGCTGGCGGTCGACGCCGGCACCGGGGACGTCCGCGAACAGGCGCGGAACAAGCCGCTCACCCGGCCCCGCCCCGGGCACGCCGACCTGACCGGGATGACCAAGTACCACCTGGACGATGCCCGGCCCGTCCTGGAGCGTGCCTCGGCGCGGGAGACCGCCACGCGGGTGGCGCTCGGCCGGGTGGCCTCCGCGCTGCTCGCCCAGGCCGCCGGCATCGAGCTGGTCTCGCACGTGGTCCAGGTCGGTCCGGTCGCCGTTCCCGACGACGCTCCTCGCCCTGGTCCGGGAGATGTCGCCGCGCTCGACGAGGACCCGGTCCGCTGTTTCCACGACGCCACCTCCACGGCGATGGTGGCCGAGATCGATGACGCGAAGAAGGCCGGAGACACCTTGGGCGGCGTCGTGGAGGTGGTCGCCTACGGCCTCCCGCCCGGGCTGGGCAGCTACGTGCACGGAGACCGCCGGCTGGACGCCCGGCTCGCGGGTGCGTTGATGAGCATCCAGGCGATCAAGGGAGTGGAGGTCGGGGACGGCTTTCGTACTGCCGCCCGCCGTGGCTCGGTCGCCCACGACGAGATCGTCCGCGACGGCGAGGGCCGGCTGCACCGGCAGACCAACCGGGCCGGAGGTATCGAGGGCGGGATGAGCAATGGCGAGGCGATCGCCGTGCGCGCCGCGCTGAAGCCGATCTCCACCGTGCCGCGGGCGCTGGCCACAGTGGACGTGACCACCGGGGAGCCGGCCACGGCGCTGCACCAGCGCTCCGACGTGTGCGCGATCGCACCGGCCGCCGTGGTGGCCGAGGCGATGGTGGCTCTGGTGCTCGCGCAGGCGCTGCTGGAGAAGTGCGGGGGTGACTCCGTAGCCGAAACCACGCGCAATCTGGAGGGCTACCTGCAGGCGATCCCGGGACAGATGCGATGA